The following are encoded in a window of Magnolia sinica isolate HGM2019 chromosome 11, MsV1, whole genome shotgun sequence genomic DNA:
- the LOC131218451 gene encoding cyclin-dependent kinase F-4-like: MKRKYYSWEECMNLREVKSLWKMNHPNIVKLKEVIRENDVLYFVFEYMECNLYQLMKDRGKLFSEIEVGNWCFQVFQALAYMHQRG; encoded by the exons ATGAAGAGAAAGTACTACTCTTGGGAGGAGTGTATGAATCTTAGAGAAGTAAAG TCCTTATGGAAGATGAACCATCCCAACATTGTGAAGCTGAAGGAGGTTATCAGAGAAAATGATGTCTTGTACTTCGTTTTCGAGTATATG GAGTGCAACCTTTATCAGCTCATGAAAGATAGGGGAAAACTTTTTTCAGAGATTGAAGTCGGGAACTGGTGCTTCCAAGTATTTCAAGCTCTTGCTTACATGCACCAGCGTGGATaa